The Stappia sp. genome window below encodes:
- the aepX gene encoding phosphoenolpyruvate mutase, producing the protein MLRTPASTPAGDRPAKFTRLRQLLTRPELAFLMEAHSGLSARIVEEAGFEGIWASGLSMSATLGVRDNNELSWTQVLDMLEYMSDASSLPILVDGDTGYGNFNNFRRFVRKLCERDVAGVCIEDKIFPKTNSFLGENQPLADIDEFCGKIKAGKDTQLHPDFTIIARIEALIAGRGVDEALTRAHAYVEAGADAIVIHSKKSTADEIFDFCRQWDNRAPVVLIPTKYYRTPTERFREIGASMVIWANHNLRSSIQAMRDTCARLKAEETLLEVEGAVAPLGDVFALAGAAELEEAEKRYLAAETPARAVILAATRGESLGDLTADKPKCMLPVRGQSLLERQVEAMTRQGVGDISVVVGYRADAVDVPGIAKIDNPAHDTSGEARSLSLALAEGDGDVIVAFGDILYRPFFLSLFDDRDEDIVILVDPAPDTDGGETVRDGVACSAPFRDEMALDSAAPVLERFEAGGRDGVWVGLLRANARGAALIRAALAALEAEGALDTADIGAVLTRLAEEGTRIGVVYVRGYWRNVNDLMDLAQARDAV; encoded by the coding sequence TTGCTCCGCACTCCCGCTTCGACCCCGGCCGGCGACCGGCCGGCCAAGTTCACCCGTCTTCGCCAGCTCCTCACCCGTCCCGAGCTTGCCTTCCTGATGGAAGCGCACAGCGGGCTGTCGGCGCGCATCGTCGAGGAGGCCGGCTTCGAGGGGATCTGGGCGTCGGGCCTGTCGATGTCGGCGACGCTCGGCGTGCGCGACAACAACGAGCTGTCCTGGACCCAGGTGCTCGACATGCTGGAATACATGTCGGACGCCTCGTCCCTGCCGATCCTGGTCGACGGCGACACCGGCTACGGCAACTTCAACAATTTCCGCCGCTTCGTGCGGAAGCTGTGCGAGCGCGACGTCGCCGGCGTGTGCATCGAGGACAAGATCTTCCCCAAGACCAATTCGTTCCTGGGTGAGAACCAGCCGCTCGCCGACATCGACGAGTTCTGCGGGAAGATCAAGGCGGGCAAGGACACGCAGCTTCACCCCGACTTCACGATCATCGCCCGCATCGAGGCGCTGATCGCCGGGCGCGGCGTGGACGAGGCGCTGACCCGCGCCCACGCCTATGTCGAGGCCGGGGCGGATGCCATCGTCATCCACTCCAAGAAGAGCACGGCCGACGAGATCTTCGACTTCTGCCGCCAGTGGGACAACCGGGCGCCGGTGGTGCTTATTCCCACCAAGTATTACCGCACGCCGACCGAGCGCTTCCGCGAGATCGGCGCGTCGATGGTGATCTGGGCGAACCACAATCTGCGCAGCTCGATCCAGGCGATGCGCGACACCTGCGCCAGGCTCAAGGCGGAGGAGACGCTGCTGGAGGTCGAGGGCGCCGTCGCGCCGCTGGGCGACGTCTTCGCGCTCGCGGGCGCGGCCGAACTGGAAGAGGCGGAGAAGCGCTATCTCGCCGCCGAGACCCCGGCGCGCGCGGTGATCCTGGCGGCCACAAGGGGCGAGAGCCTCGGGGACCTCACCGCCGACAAGCCCAAGTGCATGCTGCCGGTGCGCGGCCAGTCGCTGCTGGAACGGCAGGTGGAGGCGATGACCCGCCAGGGTGTCGGCGACATTTCCGTCGTCGTCGGCTATCGCGCCGATGCGGTCGACGTGCCGGGCATCGCCAAGATCGACAATCCCGCGCATGACACGAGCGGCGAGGCGCGCTCGCTGTCGCTTGCACTCGCGGAAGGCGACGGCGACGTGATCGTCGCCTTCGGCGATATCCTCTACCGGCCGTTCTTCCTGTCGCTCTTCGACGATCGCGACGAGGACATCGTGATCCTGGTCGATCCTGCCCCCGACACGGACGGCGGCGAGACCGTGCGCGACGGCGTGGCCTGCAGCGCGCCCTTCCGCGACGAGATGGCGCTCGACAGCGCCGCGCCCGTGCTGGAACGTTTCGAGGCCGGTGGCCGGGACGGCGTCTGGGTCGGGCTCTTGCGGGCGAACGCGCGCGGCGCGGCGTTGATTCGCGCGGCGCTCGCCGCGCTGGAGGCCGAGGGCGCGCTCGATACCGCCGACATCGGCGCCGTGCTGACCCGCCTTGCCGAAGAGGGCACGCGGATCGGGGTGGTCTACGTGCGGGGCTACTGGCGCAACGTCAACGATCTGATGGATCTCGCCCAGGCGCGGGACGCGGTGTGA
- a CDS encoding phytanoyl-CoA dioxygenase family protein: MTMTASSLSSDNPFRVSRAMRDDEARRYADDGFVLVSGAFDRAALATIEAEVARLEALPERSGQHWVYGETIADPDPRRIVARMENLAAHSPVFDALNAALLDYAEVALGEPAVLFKEKLNFKRPGGAGFTPHQDQQAGWWTYASRFVSIMVSIDAATVENGCVEFAAGHHRRGMFREWEPLSDADMADMTFVPVETEPGDVVLIDSFCPHRSQTNRASTQRRLYFATYNPAREGDHLARYYADKHANYPPDVDRDAARDYTFRV, encoded by the coding sequence ATGACCATGACCGCATCGTCGCTTTCGTCCGACAACCCGTTCCGCGTCAGCCGCGCGATGCGCGACGACGAGGCGCGGCGCTATGCCGACGACGGCTTCGTGCTCGTGTCCGGTGCCTTCGACCGCGCGGCACTTGCGACAATCGAGGCGGAGGTGGCCCGGCTCGAGGCCCTGCCCGAGCGCTCCGGACAGCATTGGGTCTACGGCGAGACGATCGCCGATCCCGACCCGCGCCGGATCGTCGCGCGGATGGAGAACCTCGCCGCGCATTCGCCGGTGTTCGACGCCCTCAACGCGGCGCTGCTCGACTATGCGGAGGTGGCGCTGGGCGAACCGGCGGTCCTGTTCAAGGAAAAGCTCAACTTCAAGCGCCCGGGCGGGGCCGGCTTCACGCCCCATCAGGACCAGCAGGCGGGCTGGTGGACCTATGCCAGCCGGTTCGTCTCGATCATGGTGTCGATCGACGCCGCGACGGTGGAAAACGGCTGCGTGGAATTCGCCGCCGGCCATCACCGGCGCGGCATGTTCCGCGAATGGGAGCCCTTGAGCGACGCGGACATGGCGGACATGACCTTCGTGCCGGTGGAAACCGAGCCCGGCGACGTGGTGCTGATCGACAGCTTCTGCCCGCATCGCTCGCAGACGAACCGCGCGTCGACGCAGCGGCGCCTGTACTTCGCCACCTACAACCCGGCGCGCGAAGGCGATCATCTCGCCCGCTATTATGCCGACAAGCATGCGAATTATCCTCCCGACGTGGACCGGGACGCGGCGCGCGACTACACGTTCCGCGTCTGA